A section of the Hypomesus transpacificus isolate Combined female chromosome 1, fHypTra1, whole genome shotgun sequence genome encodes:
- the noa1 gene encoding nitric oxide-associated protein 1 — protein sequence MAWHHSNLLKFPIINPTPYRMFKRSERLQMASEQTEEQLSPQEMKRLTQFSKQGYLVGRIGRTFRVEADKTKGLVEFDADSLAYGDGASEEQEGNRDLSAQLELTHNELKDAHWLHDTPGIMKDYDILNLLTEQEVKMVVPTHAIVPRTFVLKPGMVLFLGALGRIDYLQGEESCWLSVIASAKVPVHITSLDRADGIYQKHAGQTLLGVPMGGEERMRDFPRLVCQEFELRGLGHCQAVADIKMSSAGWVAVTGVEGSQVLLRTHSPEGSGLSLRKPPLLPHVVTIKGERIKKSPAYKPRKPPALVDTSISYKGAERLRVKKKSN from the exons GCACCACTCTAACCTGCTGAAGTTTCCCATCATCAACCCCACGCCGTACCGGATGTTCAAGAGGTCGGAGAGACTCCAGATGGCCTCGGAGCAGACGGAGGAGCAGCTGTCTCCCCAGGAGATGAAGAGACTGACACAGTTCAGCAAGCAGGGCTACCTAGTCG GTCGCATCGGTAGAACGTTCAGGGTGGAGGCTGACAAAACCAAAGGCTTGGTGGAGTTTGACGCTGACAGTCTGGCGTACGGAGATGGAGCGagcgaggagcaggaggggaatAGAGACCTCTCTGCTCAGCTGGAACTGACACACAACGAACTGAAAGATGCCCACTGGCTCCATGACACCCCCGGCATCATGAAAGACTATGAT ATCCTCAATCTGCTGactgaacaggaagtgaagatGGTGGTGCCCACACACGCCATCGTCCCTCGAACATTCGTGCTCAAGCCTGGCATGGTCCTGTTCCTGGGAGCCCTGGGGAGAATCGACTATCTTCAG GGAGAGGAGTCTTGCTGGTTGTCCGTCATCGCCTCTGCCAAGGTCCCGGTTCACATCACCAGTCTGGACCGGGCCGACGGCATCTACCAGAAACATGCGGGCCAGACACTGCTAGGG GTACCGATGGGGGGAGAGGAACGCATGAGGGACTTCCCTCGTCTCGTCTGTCAGGAGTTTGAGTTGAGGGGCCTGGGTCACTGCCAAGCAGTCGCTGACATCAAGATGTCCTCCGCAG GCTGGGTGGCGGTGACCGGTGTGGAGGGAAGCCAGGTCCTGCTGAGAACCCACTCCCCTGAGGGGTCTGGCCTGTCCCTGCGGAaaccccccctgctgccccacgTGGTCACCATCAAAGGGGAGCGCATCAAGAAATCCCCTGCGTACAAGCCCAGGAAACCCCCTGCACTGGTCGACACCAGCATCTCTTATAAAGGAGCAGAGAGGCTGAGGGTGAAGAAGAAGTCAAACTGA